GCCGATGCGGCCGGCCGAGGTCTTGGCCTCGCGGAAGCCGTAGTCGATGTCGGCGCGCAGGGTGTGCAGCGGCACGCGGCCCTCGCGGTACCACTCGGTGCGGCTCATCTCCGAGCCACCCAGGCGGCCCGAGCACTGGACCCGGATGCCGAGGGCGCCGGCCTTCTGGGCGTTCTGCACGGCCCGCTTCATGGCCCGGCGGAAGGCGACCCGGCCGGCCAGCTGGTCGGCCACGCCCTGGGCGATCAGCGCGGCGTCGAGCTCCGGCTGCTTGATCTCCTGGATGTTGAGCTGGACCTTGTTGTTGCCGGTGATCTTGGTGAGCCCGGCGCGCAGCTCGTCGGCCTGGGCGCCGCGCCGGCCGATGACGATGCCGGGGCGGGCGGTGTGCACGTCGACGCGGACGCGGTCGCGGGTGCGCTCCACCTCGATGCGGCTGATGGCGGCGTGGGGCAGGGCCGACATGATCATGTCGCGGACCTTCCAGTCCTCGATCACGAGGTCGGCGTACTCCTCCCGCCCGGCGAACCAGCGCGACTTCCAGTCGGTGGTGACGCCGAGGCGGAACCCGTAGGGGTTGACCTTCTGGCCCATTACTTCTCGTCCTCGGTGTCGTCGTTGTCGTCGTCCGCCTCGGCGGCGGTGTCGTCGTCGGTGGTGGCCTCGACCTCGTCGTCGGGGTCGGCCTGGCTGCCCACCGCGTCGTCGACGTCGGCCTCGGCCTCGGTGACCTCGGCGGCCGGGGTGGCCTCCTCGTCGGTGGCGTCGTCGGCCGACGCCTCCTCGGTGGGGGCGTCGTCGGAGGTCTCGTCCTCGTCGACCTGGTCGGCCTGGCGGGACCGGGCCACGCGGGCCCGGCGGTCGGCCGAGGGGCTGCGCCGGCGGCGCCCGCCCCGGCCGCCCTCGGTGGTGAGGCCGACCTGGTTCTTCTCCCGCCAGCGCCGCAGCTCGTCGTCGTCCATGCGGCCGACGATGACGGTGATGTGGCAGGTGCGCTTGCGGATGCGGGTGGCCCGCCCCCGGGCCCGGGGGCGCCAGCGCTTGAGGGTGGGGCCCTCGTCGGCGTAGCAGGCGACGACCTTCAGGGTCTCGCCGTCCTGGCTGTCGTTGGCCTCGGCGTTGGCCACGGCCGAGGCCAGGGCCTTGCGGACGATCCGGGCGACGTCGCGCTCGGTGAAGGCCAGGACCTGGTCGGCGTCGGCCACGTGGAGGCCGCGGACGAGGTCGAGGACCTCGCGGGCCTTGTAGGCCGAGACCCGCACGTAGCGGACCTGGGCCCGGGTGCCGGGGCGCTCGTTGGTCTTGGTGGCGGTCATCGGCGCTTCACCCCCCTCTCCTGGCCGGCGTGGAACCGGAAGGTGCGGGTGGGGGCGAACTCGCCCAGCTTGTGGCCCACCATCGACTCGGTGATGTACACCGGGACGTGCTTGCGCCCGTCGTGGACGGCGATGGTGTGGCCCACCATGTCGGGGATGATCGTGGAGCGGCGGGACCAGGTCTTGATGACCTTCTTCTCGCTCTTCTCGTTGAGCCCGTCGACCTTGGCCAGCAGGTGGCCGTCGACGAAGGGGCCCTTCTTCAGGGAACGGGGCATGACTACCTCCGCGAGCCGCGGGTGCGGCGGCGCCGGACGATGAGCTTCTGGGACGGCTTGTTGGTGTCGCGGGTGCGGCCCTCGGGCTTGCCCCACGGGGAGACGGGGTGGCGGCCACCGGAGGTCTTGCCCTCACCGCCGCCGTGCGGGTGGTCGACCGGGTTCATGGCCACGCCCCGGGTCTGGGGGCGGACGCCCTTCCAGCGGTTCCGGCCGGCCTTGCCCACCTTGACCAGCTCGGCCTCGGCGTTGCCGACGGTGCCGACCGTCGCCCGGCAGTCGATCGGCACCCGGCGCATCTCGGTGCTGGGCAGGCGCAGGGTGGCGAAGTCGCCCTCCTTGGCCACCAGCTGGACGCTGGAGCCGGCGCTGCGGGCCAGGCGGCCGCCGCCGCCGGGCTTGAGCTCGATGTTGTGGACCGTGGTGCCCACGGGGATGTAGCGCATCGGCAGGGCGTTGCCGGGGCGGATCTCCGAGCCCTGGCCGGACTGCAGGAGGTCGCCCACGGCCACGCCACGGGGGGCGAGGATGTAGCTCTTGGCCCCGTCCCGGTAGTGCAGCAGCAGGATGCGGCAGTTGCGGTTGGGGTCGTACTCGACCGCGGCGACCTTGGCCGGCACGCCGTCCTTGGTGCGACGGAAGTCGACCTGGCGGTACTGGCGCTTGTGGCCACCGCCCTTGTGGCGGGCGGTCTTGTGGCCGCCGTTGTTGCGGCCACCGGTCTTGGGGTTGGGGCCGACCAGCGCCTTCTCCGGGCGGTCCTTGGTGATCTCGCCGAAGTCGGACGAGGTCTGGAACCGGCGGGCGGGGCTGGTGGGCTTGCGCTTGCGGAGTGCCATACGAGCGTCCCTCAGCTCTCGAACAGGTCGATGGAGTCACCCTCGGCGAGGGTGACGATGGCCCGCTTGGTGCTGGCCTTGGAGCCCAGCTTCCCGGTGCGGCGGTTCCGGACCGACTTGCCCTGGCGGTTCAGGGTGTTCACCTTCAGCACGGTGACGTCGAAGATCGACTCCACCGCGTCGTGGATCTCGGGCTTGGAGGCCGTGGGGTGGACGATGAAGGTGTACTGGTTGGTCTCGAGCAGGGCGTAGGACTTCTCGCTCACGACCGGCTTCAGGATGACCTGGCGGGGGTCCTTCATCACTCCTCCTCGTCGTCGGTGGCGTCGGCAGCCGGGACCTCGACGTGGTCGTCGGAGGGGGTCGGCGCCTCGGTGGCGTCCTCGTCGACGACGGGCACCTCGGCCCGCTCGCCGGGGGCGCCGCCCCGGTGGCCCGCCGGGGCGTCGACCACCTCGGGGGCGCCGTGGTCGCGGTGGCTGCCGCGGGACAGCGGGGTGTCGCCGGGGACCGAGGCCGGGGTGAACACGACCCAGTCGCTCACCAGCACGTCGTAGGCGTTGAGCTCGGACGGGGTGAGGATGTGGACGTCGGTCAGGTTCCGGAAGCTCTTCCAGGTGGTGACGTCGTCACCCTCGAGGACGAGCAGGACCTTGCCCTCGATGCCGAGGTCGGCGAGGGCGGCCACGGCCTGGGCCGTCTTGGGGGCGTCCCA
Above is a window of Iamia majanohamensis DNA encoding:
- the rpsS gene encoding 30S ribosomal protein S19 yields the protein MPRSLKKGPFVDGHLLAKVDGLNEKSEKKVIKTWSRRSTIIPDMVGHTIAVHDGRKHVPVYITESMVGHKLGEFAPTRTFRFHAGQERGVKRR
- the rpsC gene encoding 30S ribosomal protein S3, with product MGQKVNPYGFRLGVTTDWKSRWFAGREEYADLVIEDWKVRDMIMSALPHAAISRIEVERTRDRVRVDVHTARPGIVIGRRGAQADELRAGLTKITGNNKVQLNIQEIKQPELDAALIAQGVADQLAGRVAFRRAMKRAVQNAQKAGALGIRVQCSGRLGGSEMSRTEWYREGRVPLHTLRADIDYGFREAKTSAGRIGVKVWIYKGDILPYKAAPEDKINKEAAMAVGETSGAPTGGAPRAAVVSSKGRRPAPAAPAPAAEGEEAPAAAPAAEGEEPKPLLGEADPEFEKLLEEEEAIERSVREHHETPHFRPGDAD
- the rplB gene encoding 50S ribosomal protein L2 — protein: MALRKRKPTSPARRFQTSSDFGEITKDRPEKALVGPNPKTGGRNNGGHKTARHKGGGHKRQYRQVDFRRTKDGVPAKVAAVEYDPNRNCRILLLHYRDGAKSYILAPRGVAVGDLLQSGQGSEIRPGNALPMRYIPVGTTVHNIELKPGGGGRLARSAGSSVQLVAKEGDFATLRLPSTEMRRVPIDCRATVGTVGNAEAELVKVGKAGRNRWKGVRPQTRGVAMNPVDHPHGGGEGKTSGGRHPVSPWGKPEGRTRDTNKPSQKLIVRRRRTRGSRR
- the rplV gene encoding 50S ribosomal protein L22; translated protein: MTATKTNERPGTRAQVRYVRVSAYKAREVLDLVRGLHVADADQVLAFTERDVARIVRKALASAVANAEANDSQDGETLKVVACYADEGPTLKRWRPRARGRATRIRKRTCHITVIVGRMDDDELRRWREKNQVGLTTEGGRGGRRRRSPSADRRARVARSRQADQVDEDETSDDAPTEEASADDATDEEATPAAEVTEAEADVDDAVGSQADPDDEVEATTDDDTAAEADDDNDDTEDEK
- the rplD gene encoding 50S ribosomal protein L4, which gives rise to MPTIDVVDATGKKTTTTDLDDAVFGIEPNGAVLHQVVTAQLAARRAGTQSTKTRAEVAGGGAKPWKQKGTGRARQGSIRSPQWAGGGVALGPKPRSYAQRTPKKMVRLALRSALSDRSAEGRVKVVDFGWDAPKTAQAVAALADLGIEGKVLLVLEGDDVTTWKSFRNLTDVHILTPSELNAYDVLVSDWVVFTPASVPGDTPLSRGSHRDHGAPEVVDAPAGHRGGAPGERAEVPVVDEDATEAPTPSDDHVEVPAADATDDEEE
- the rplW gene encoding 50S ribosomal protein L23, which codes for MKDPRQVILKPVVSEKSYALLETNQYTFIVHPTASKPEIHDAVESIFDVTVLKVNTLNRQGKSVRNRRTGKLGSKASTKRAIVTLAEGDSIDLFES